One Phycisphaerae bacterium RAS2 DNA window includes the following coding sequences:
- the hcpA gene encoding Beta-lactamase HcpA precursor produces MSLQPANVEIPAGRDSTIAAPITNAVTMRTPPQALLVKLPAIFTAGLLLFTFLQRAQDSARLRWTFVGVATVMAIWQLILRSVARRRGQTLTVEFVPISSHYVQAFVQFSIMIWWGWFAPEVYLELPLILSQVMFLYILEGLVTWSRGRTWRIGFGPLPIIFSTNLLLWFKDDWYFFQFAMVALGAFAKQFITWERNGRRSHIFNPSAFGQFLFALGLIFTGTTNDLTWGKQIAASFETPHMLIVIFLGGLLVQYLFHVTLMTLAAMSMLIVLNLGYTQATGLYFFVNVNIAAPIFLGLHLLITDPATSPRTNLGRVIFGALYGTGYFVLFRVLDVYEVPLFWDKLLPVPILNLCVPMIEKLARSGFVGRFNQWWESTLQPKRLNLVHMACWAAVFGGMYATGYIEAPHPGNSIPFWKKAFAENRMHAGHSLVLAAGAQAEGGHSGAAYNELGLICMEGKIVRKNHGAAARHFASACELGNVDGCLNVVIQYLFLNEVKSESDVARALTSLEAVCDAESNWASCFLLGKAYETGRGRPRDLARAIALYERCGKENLYAVKGIARIALLPDAPSYVPTGIEQILVQASVYGDSESCWYLAYMYDRGIGVAKDTVKSRRFLETACRLGEKEACKIKAMPSLPPFSKPRMLLPNWFTAFPLSPATTQ; encoded by the coding sequence GTGAGCCTGCAACCAGCGAACGTTGAGATTCCTGCCGGCCGCGATTCGACGATCGCCGCGCCGATCACCAACGCCGTGACGATGCGAACGCCCCCCCAGGCGCTGCTCGTCAAATTGCCTGCGATCTTCACCGCCGGGCTTCTGTTGTTTACGTTCCTTCAACGGGCACAGGACAGCGCCCGCCTGCGATGGACCTTCGTCGGTGTCGCCACGGTCATGGCGATCTGGCAGTTGATACTCCGTTCCGTCGCCCGCCGAAGAGGTCAAACGCTGACGGTCGAATTCGTTCCGATCTCTTCGCATTACGTTCAGGCGTTCGTGCAATTCTCCATCATGATCTGGTGGGGCTGGTTCGCGCCGGAAGTCTATCTCGAACTGCCTCTGATTTTGTCGCAAGTGATGTTTCTATACATCCTCGAAGGCTTGGTCACCTGGAGCCGCGGCCGCACATGGCGCATCGGCTTCGGCCCCCTGCCGATCATCTTCAGCACCAACCTGCTGCTCTGGTTCAAGGACGACTGGTATTTCTTCCAATTCGCGATGGTCGCTCTCGGCGCGTTCGCCAAGCAGTTCATCACTTGGGAACGGAACGGTCGCCGGTCGCACATTTTCAACCCGTCGGCCTTCGGGCAGTTTCTCTTCGCGCTGGGGCTGATCTTTACGGGCACGACGAACGACCTGACCTGGGGCAAGCAGATCGCCGCGTCGTTTGAAACGCCGCACATGCTGATCGTGATTTTCCTCGGCGGCCTGCTGGTGCAGTACCTGTTCCACGTCACGCTGATGACGCTGGCCGCGATGTCGATGCTCATCGTGCTCAACCTGGGTTACACGCAAGCGACCGGGCTTTACTTCTTCGTCAACGTCAACATCGCCGCGCCGATCTTCCTCGGGCTGCATCTGCTCATCACCGATCCAGCCACGTCGCCGCGAACCAACCTCGGGCGCGTGATCTTCGGCGCGTTGTACGGAACCGGCTACTTCGTCCTGTTCCGCGTTCTGGACGTTTATGAAGTCCCGCTGTTCTGGGACAAGCTGTTGCCGGTTCCGATCCTGAACCTGTGCGTTCCGATGATCGAGAAACTAGCGCGAAGCGGTTTTGTGGGGCGATTCAATCAATGGTGGGAATCGACCCTTCAGCCGAAGCGGCTCAACCTCGTGCACATGGCCTGCTGGGCGGCGGTCTTCGGCGGCATGTACGCAACCGGCTACATTGAAGCGCCGCACCCCGGCAACTCGATTCCGTTCTGGAAGAAGGCCTTCGCCGAAAATCGCATGCACGCCGGGCACAGCCTCGTCCTCGCGGCGGGCGCGCAGGCCGAGGGCGGCCATTCCGGGGCCGCGTACAACGAACTCGGCCTGATCTGCATGGAAGGCAAGATCGTCCGTAAGAATCACGGCGCTGCCGCAAGGCATTTCGCCAGTGCCTGCGAACTGGGCAACGTCGATGGCTGCCTCAACGTGGTGATTCAATATCTCTTCCTCAATGAAGTGAAGTCTGAATCCGACGTGGCTCGCGCGCTGACGTCGCTTGAGGCGGTCTGTGATGCCGAGTCGAATTGGGCCTCGTGCTTCCTCCTCGGAAAGGCGTATGAAACCGGACGTGGGAGGCCGCGCGACTTGGCTCGGGCGATCGCCCTGTATGAGAGGTGTGGGAAGGAGAATCTCTACGCAGTCAAAGGAATTGCGCGGATCGCGCTGCTGCCGGATGCTCCCTCATATGTTCCCACGGGAATAGAGCAAATCCTCGTGCAGGCGAGTGTGTATGGCGATTCAGAAAGCTGCTGGTACCTCGCTTACATGTACGACCGCGGCATCG
- a CDS encoding biopolymer transport protein ExbD, whose product MNRRGFPTAHTAVPNLAPMVDVVMVILIFFMLGTSFVLTEGFLATQLPAQAGPGGAARISIVPAVRIELFVAAAEACGIRVMGRPVRDGDFAALEAVLRSRVEAGADSQSRVVIRAEPAVRYEQVVAAMDAARRAGFARIQFAVDRGKSTATVDGAS is encoded by the coding sequence ATGAATCGCCGGGGATTTCCCACTGCGCACACGGCCGTGCCCAACCTCGCGCCCATGGTCGACGTGGTCATGGTGATTCTGATTTTCTTCATGCTGGGCACCAGCTTTGTGCTGACCGAAGGATTCCTCGCGACGCAATTGCCGGCGCAGGCCGGCCCGGGCGGCGCTGCGCGGATCAGCATCGTGCCGGCCGTGCGAATCGAGCTGTTTGTGGCGGCTGCCGAGGCTTGCGGCATTCGGGTAATGGGCCGGCCTGTGCGCGACGGCGACTTCGCCGCGCTCGAGGCCGTCCTGCGGTCACGCGTGGAGGCAGGCGCGGATTCGCAATCGCGGGTGGTGATTCGCGCGGAGCCGGCGGTTCGATACGAGCAGGTCGTGGCGGCGATGGATGCGGCCCGGCGAGCGGGATTCGCGCGCATTCAGTTCGCGGTGGATCGTGGAAAATCGACCGCAACGGTTGACGGGGCTTCCTGA
- a CDS encoding biopolymer transport protein ExbB translates to MNQSRWIGVALFGAAAIASTASGQDVVNGGPAPQATSGSRTLFTVIVHGAEWTGLIIAVMSLATVTIIIEQFVSVRRKTMAPESAIEQMRALIDARKFKDCIEQLKAQRSMFADVLEVGLRHGRHGFDAMRECADERAGVWSSRLFRRVEYLNVIGNLAPLLGLLGTVLGMIKAFGAMQDTHGAYRPEDLAGGISLALVNTFLGLSVAIVALGFFGICRNRVDALTVSAHAAVLDLLEYFRPATVGFGTDAPRPATPTPGGAAGSLPGSAAGSAGAASARPQPVESR, encoded by the coding sequence ATGAACCAGTCACGATGGATTGGCGTCGCGCTGTTCGGTGCGGCTGCAATCGCCAGTACGGCGTCCGGGCAGGATGTCGTCAACGGCGGCCCGGCTCCGCAGGCGACAAGCGGATCGCGCACCTTGTTCACGGTCATTGTTCATGGTGCGGAGTGGACAGGCCTGATCATCGCCGTGATGTCCCTTGCCACGGTCACGATCATCATTGAGCAGTTCGTCAGCGTACGGCGGAAGACCATGGCCCCGGAGAGCGCGATCGAGCAGATGCGCGCGCTGATCGACGCGCGGAAGTTCAAGGACTGCATCGAGCAGTTGAAGGCCCAGCGCAGCATGTTTGCCGATGTGTTGGAGGTCGGCCTTCGGCACGGCCGACACGGGTTCGACGCCATGCGCGAATGCGCCGACGAGCGCGCCGGGGTCTGGAGCAGCCGGTTGTTTCGGCGCGTGGAGTACCTGAACGTGATCGGAAACCTCGCTCCGCTGCTGGGGCTGCTGGGGACCGTTCTCGGCATGATCAAGGCCTTCGGCGCGATGCAGGACACGCACGGGGCCTATCGCCCGGAAGACCTTGCGGGCGGAATCAGCCTGGCGCTGGTGAACACCTTTCTGGGGTTGAGCGTGGCGATCGTCGCGCTGGGGTTCTTTGGCATCTGTCGCAATCGAGTCGATGCGCTGACCGTGTCGGCGCATGCGGCCGTGCTCGACCTGCTTGAGTATTTTCGTCCGGCGACGGTCGGCTTCGGGACCGATGCGCCGCGGCCCGCGACCCCGACTCCTGGTGGCGCCGCCGGCTCGTTGCCGGGGAGCGCGGCAGGCAGCGCGGGGGCTGCTTCGGCCAGGCCGCAACCGGTGGAGTCGCGTTAG
- a CDS encoding Anaphase-promoting complex, cyclosome, subunit 3, with amino-acid sequence MERACLNEVHRWVYAAIALALFAAQIAAVPARAQDDPAIEAGRITGETFQLIRGLTSRGMPELVAESVKDHPPACRIHVARAFRQAAMMEAVGESRTRLLDESQREYRALIARDPGGSAERSEWAEYHFAECRVELADLLLNHRLASELNRLEMTSGLAGDRKALDAGLAEVVELHRRAGLGLARLIEAWRLTEERFMLLGLTQPLRTLGRAQRTGLAWAQVYRAEVTASDDAARIGWANAALAEFDALSQEAGDSDERAAALLGKGIALRALHAWDDAGAVLKRVVDAPVAATVSVRAQYEIGRTLLAAERWEAARAALAALARRSGAPTDSSVVFYVRLAPILHAWSWMEEARAMARSKSANKAGQAGAEHRGETTKAFETLRDRAIEEFERISRRGPEWDALARVYLDRIVPSAAEPTSLSDASLRVAAEESLAREDFRRAEAFLKNLIERQLDPAQLASAALNLGVCQYRLGRAREALSSVEKAVNSPDDAVAARAVEQAYRIAREVALADRRPEDCRALAAAAQRLVKRLPKHELADEARYSAALALQEAGDWEEAIAAFEQVPTASEYHARALRGVAGGRQHLYDAAVEARSKQAALAARAAAEAWLAFARTSEPGGSADVIQSARLQAARLLKSDLIGAFDEALEAVAPLEPDFDVLALRWHCLLSLGRLKEASDVLGQTLKIPIKSRSGDVVASLFTDIDNEITRFDAAGRQEKAAHLAGEGVKLAERLTGLCTTQAQFRDQEDVARFAWARYLARAGHPDEALEQLDQLMRRSPQRGDYIALAARLCEEQSESMDASSRASHSEKAEALWGRLLEDSALRDSNPALYWQARYCWLRHQLRRGRAKDVARGIANDRAWYPDLGGPPWQARLIELHDEARRLSETSAP; translated from the coding sequence ATGGAGCGGGCATGCCTGAATGAGGTGCATCGGTGGGTGTATGCGGCGATCGCGCTGGCGTTGTTCGCCGCTCAAATTGCAGCGGTTCCGGCGCGCGCGCAGGACGATCCTGCAATTGAGGCCGGCCGGATCACGGGAGAGACCTTTCAATTGATTCGCGGCCTGACCAGCCGGGGCATGCCGGAGCTGGTCGCGGAATCCGTGAAGGACCATCCGCCGGCTTGCCGGATTCACGTGGCCCGTGCTTTTCGCCAGGCCGCGATGATGGAAGCCGTCGGGGAATCGCGCACGCGACTGCTCGACGAATCGCAGCGAGAGTACCGGGCGCTGATCGCGCGAGACCCTGGTGGAAGCGCCGAGCGCAGCGAATGGGCCGAGTATCATTTCGCCGAATGTCGCGTTGAGTTGGCCGACCTGCTCCTGAACCACCGACTCGCTTCGGAACTGAATCGCCTGGAGATGACCAGCGGTCTTGCGGGTGATCGCAAGGCGCTGGATGCGGGGCTGGCGGAGGTGGTCGAGCTGCACCGCCGGGCCGGGCTGGGCCTTGCCCGCCTCATCGAGGCGTGGCGATTGACCGAGGAGCGGTTCATGCTACTGGGCCTGACGCAGCCGCTCCGTACTCTGGGGCGCGCGCAGCGGACGGGACTTGCCTGGGCGCAGGTGTATCGCGCGGAGGTCACGGCTTCGGACGACGCGGCTCGAATCGGATGGGCGAATGCCGCGCTGGCGGAGTTTGACGCATTGAGCCAGGAAGCCGGTGATTCCGACGAGCGCGCGGCGGCGCTGCTGGGCAAGGGCATTGCGTTGCGCGCATTGCACGCATGGGATGACGCGGGGGCCGTGTTAAAGCGAGTCGTGGACGCTCCCGTCGCGGCGACCGTATCGGTGCGGGCGCAATACGAAATAGGCCGGACCCTGCTTGCAGCGGAGCGATGGGAAGCGGCCCGGGCGGCGCTTGCGGCACTGGCCAGGCGATCGGGGGCGCCGACCGACTCGTCCGTGGTGTTTTATGTTCGCCTTGCCCCGATTCTGCACGCATGGTCCTGGATGGAAGAGGCTCGCGCGATGGCCCGGTCCAAGTCCGCGAACAAAGCCGGTCAAGCTGGAGCCGAACACCGCGGAGAGACGACCAAGGCGTTTGAAACGCTTCGGGATCGCGCGATCGAAGAGTTTGAGCGCATCTCGCGGCGCGGACCGGAGTGGGATGCGCTGGCGCGAGTGTACCTTGATCGCATTGTGCCGTCCGCGGCGGAACCCACGTCGCTGTCGGATGCCTCACTTCGCGTCGCCGCGGAAGAGAGTCTTGCGCGAGAGGACTTCCGACGGGCCGAAGCGTTTTTGAAAAATCTCATCGAGCGGCAGCTTGACCCGGCGCAACTTGCCTCGGCAGCCTTGAATCTTGGTGTCTGTCAATATCGGCTTGGGCGGGCGCGGGAGGCCTTGTCGAGCGTTGAGAAGGCGGTGAACAGTCCGGATGACGCCGTCGCAGCACGCGCTGTCGAGCAGGCCTATCGAATCGCGCGCGAGGTGGCCCTGGCCGACCGAAGGCCGGAGGATTGCCGTGCGCTGGCGGCGGCCGCGCAGCGGCTGGTTAAGCGCCTGCCGAAGCATGAGCTCGCCGACGAGGCCCGGTATTCGGCAGCGTTGGCGTTGCAGGAAGCCGGCGATTGGGAGGAAGCCATTGCAGCGTTCGAGCAGGTTCCGACCGCGTCGGAATACCACGCCCGCGCGTTGCGTGGGGTTGCCGGAGGCCGTCAGCACCTGTATGACGCGGCGGTGGAAGCGCGCAGCAAACAAGCCGCGCTCGCCGCGCGGGCCGCTGCCGAGGCGTGGCTTGCTTTTGCCCGGACCAGTGAACCGGGAGGGTCGGCGGATGTCATCCAATCGGCTCGGTTGCAGGCCGCGAGGTTATTGAAGTCTGACCTGATCGGCGCGTTCGACGAGGCGCTCGAAGCGGTTGCGCCGCTCGAGCCGGATTTTGACGTACTCGCACTACGTTGGCATTGCCTCTTGAGCCTTGGTCGGCTCAAGGAAGCATCTGACGTACTCGGCCAGACCCTGAAGATACCCATCAAGTCAAGATCTGGCGACGTCGTGGCGTCACTCTTCACCGATATCGATAACGAAATCACCCGATTCGATGCTGCGGGTCGGCAGGAAAAGGCGGCGCATCTCGCCGGCGAGGGCGTGAAGCTTGCCGAGCGCCTGACCGGTCTGTGCACGACGCAGGCCCAATTTCGCGATCAGGAAGACGTGGCGCGATTCGCGTGGGCGCGATACCTGGCGCGGGCAGGGCATCCTGACGAGGCACTTGAACAACTCGACCAATTGATGCGTCGCTCGCCGCAACGAGGTGATTACATCGCCTTGGCGGCCCGGCTGTGCGAAGAACAGTCAGAGTCGATGGACGCGTCGAGTCGCGCCAGCCATTCCGAGAAAGCGGAAGCGTTGTGGGGGCGACTGCTGGAGGACTCGGCGCTTCGCGATTCGAATCCCGCGCTGTATTGGCAGGCGCGGTATTGCTGGTTGCGTCATCAATTGCGTCGAGGCCGCGCAAAGGACGTCGCTCGCGGGATCGCCAACGATCGAGCGTGGTACCCGGATCTCGGTGGCCCGCCATGGCAGGCGAGGCTGATTGAGTTGCACGACGAAGCGCGGAGATTAAGCGAAACGAGCGCCCCATGA
- a CDS encoding fructoselysine 3-epimerase, producing MKLAFSSVGCPGWNLAQMVERAKEYGYEGIELRGLMGQMHLPLAPELASNPGKVSQLMRQAGVELICLASSAAFHMRNPKEVAANQAQAREYIDLAQRLECPFVRVFGAEIPKRLLGYERREVTLGRIAQALRELAAYAEARRVTVLVENSGDFTDSAAIWYLVDAVESVAMRCCWNPLAARTRSERPTVSIPRLGSKIGLVHVTDAKFSGTGFDGYALPGQGNVEIARMVQLLKGIGYQGHLVFDWPKLWTPSLADPEKAFPAAAQFLKKLLDEKPVPMSAYKGDKYVPRQGHELAGAGA from the coding sequence ATGAAACTGGCGTTCAGCAGCGTGGGCTGTCCGGGCTGGAACCTGGCCCAGATGGTGGAGCGGGCCAAGGAGTACGGCTACGAGGGGATCGAACTTCGCGGCCTAATGGGGCAGATGCATCTGCCTCTGGCTCCGGAGTTAGCGTCCAATCCGGGCAAAGTGTCGCAGCTCATGCGGCAGGCCGGCGTCGAGTTGATCTGCCTGGCATCGTCCGCGGCGTTTCACATGCGCAACCCGAAGGAAGTCGCCGCGAACCAGGCCCAGGCGCGCGAATACATCGATCTGGCCCAGCGGCTTGAGTGCCCCTTCGTCCGCGTCTTCGGCGCCGAGATTCCCAAGCGACTGTTGGGCTACGAACGCCGAGAGGTGACACTTGGACGAATCGCCCAGGCGCTGCGCGAATTGGCGGCGTATGCCGAGGCGCGTCGTGTGACCGTGCTCGTCGAGAACAGCGGCGATTTCACCGACAGCGCCGCAATTTGGTACCTCGTCGATGCGGTGGAATCGGTGGCGATGCGCTGTTGTTGGAATCCTCTTGCCGCGCGGACGCGTAGCGAACGGCCGACGGTGTCCATTCCCCGGCTCGGCTCCAAGATCGGCCTCGTTCACGTGACCGACGCAAAATTCAGCGGCACAGGCTTCGATGGCTACGCCTTGCCGGGCCAGGGCAATGTAGAGATTGCGCGGATGGTACAACTGCTCAAGGGAATCGGTTACCAGGGGCACTTGGTGTTCGATTGGCCGAAGCTGTGGACGCCTTCGCTGGCCGATCCGGAAAAGGCGTTCCCGGCTGCGGCGCAGTTTCTAAAAAAACTGCTGGATGAGAAACCGGTCCCGATGTCTGCCTACAAAGGCGACAAGTACGTCCCGCGGCAGGGGCACGAGCTTGCCGGCGCGGGAGCGTAG
- a CDS encoding biopolymer transport protein ExbD, which produces MIRRRPEPTALTLNLAPMVDVMMCLLIFFMLATKMVERENVRIDLPAAATAQDAASTEFGNRVVIGIVANELGEPAYQYRGEPATLDEVSRRLKSAGSIDPELNCVIRADRSLEYRHIEAVMRACADADIRRITFAAAQQEARRS; this is translated from the coding sequence ATGATCCGCCGCCGCCCCGAACCCACCGCACTGACGCTGAACCTCGCACCGATGGTGGACGTCATGATGTGCCTGCTGATCTTCTTCATGCTCGCGACGAAGATGGTCGAGCGCGAAAACGTGCGGATCGACCTCCCCGCGGCAGCCACTGCACAGGATGCCGCATCGACGGAGTTCGGCAATCGCGTTGTCATCGGGATCGTTGCGAATGAACTGGGCGAGCCGGCGTATCAGTACCGTGGCGAGCCGGCGACGCTGGACGAGGTTTCACGCCGGTTGAAGTCCGCGGGATCCATTGATCCTGAATTGAATTGCGTCATCCGCGCCGATCGCTCGCTTGAGTATCGGCACATTGAAGCGGTGATGCGCGCCTGCGCTGATGCGGACATTCGTCGAATTACGTTCGCCGCGGCGCAGCAGGAGGCTCGTCGGTCATGA
- the folD gene encoding Tetrahydrofolate dehydrogenase/cyclohydrolase, translated as MSAQIIDGKAIAAAIRTETSAGASALRARGIVPKLAALTVGDDASAGAYAESQRKDAAGVGIEYERVALPAGAAESDAIREIDRLNRDATVSGIILQMPLPKSWDTFSLQQRIAPAKDVEGVGNANLGLLFMGREALVPCTAAAAFACLNSTGVPIEGRDAVVVGRSVIVGKPLSFLLLHSHATVTVCHTRTADLAAHTRGAEILMVAAGVAGLIGAEHVAPGTIVIDVGMHRVSVVAADGTHQKKTLGDVRYDEVAPLARAITPVPGGVGPVTVAMLLANTLQAADRAARTTAPRI; from the coding sequence TTGAGCGCGCAGATCATCGACGGCAAGGCGATCGCGGCGGCGATTCGAACCGAGACGAGCGCCGGAGCATCGGCGCTGCGCGCGCGAGGCATTGTGCCGAAACTGGCGGCGCTGACCGTCGGCGATGACGCATCGGCCGGAGCCTATGCCGAGTCGCAGCGGAAGGACGCAGCCGGAGTGGGGATTGAATACGAGCGCGTGGCGCTGCCGGCCGGCGCGGCCGAGTCGGATGCGATCCGCGAAATTGACCGTTTGAATCGAGATGCGACGGTCAGCGGAATCATTCTGCAGATGCCGCTGCCCAAGTCCTGGGACACCTTCTCGCTGCAGCAGCGTATTGCCCCGGCGAAAGATGTCGAAGGCGTCGGTAACGCGAACCTGGGGTTGCTGTTCATGGGGCGCGAGGCGCTTGTCCCCTGTACCGCAGCCGCCGCGTTTGCATGCCTGAATTCAACCGGCGTGCCGATTGAAGGGCGTGACGCGGTCGTAGTGGGGCGCAGCGTAATCGTCGGAAAGCCTTTGTCCTTCTTGTTGCTTCATTCGCATGCGACAGTGACGGTCTGCCACACGCGAACGGCTGATCTCGCGGCGCACACGCGCGGCGCGGAGATTCTCATGGTCGCGGCCGGTGTGGCGGGGTTGATCGGAGCCGAGCACGTCGCGCCGGGGACAATTGTGATTGACGTGGGCATGCACCGGGTCAGCGTGGTCGCGGCGGATGGGACGCATCAGAAAAAGACTCTGGGCGATGTACGGTACGACGAAGTCGCGCCGCTGGCCCGCGCGATCACGCCGGTGCCGGGGGGCGTCGGCCCGGTCACGGTGGCGATGCTGCTGGCGAATACGCTTCAGGCCGCCGATCGAGCCGCGCGGACAACCGCTCCGCGCATATAA